A genome region from Platichthys flesus chromosome 12, fPlaFle2.1, whole genome shotgun sequence includes the following:
- the tlx1 gene encoding T-cell leukemia homeobox protein 1 isoform X2: protein MDHIGIRLLGSHLQQHAHVEPISFGIDQILSNVEHNCMLGVKMHEPDYGHPVYIGSVSDGGNSGGFACGNTGYNGTSSSCGGTYHMNMDVNVNGTNANNAGVIRVPAHRPLNGGNSMPPVSGTVNNLTTLTFPWMESNQRYTKDRFPGHPYQTRAPPKKKKPRTSFSRLQICELEKRFHRQKYLASAERAALAKALKMTDAQVKTWFQNRRTKWRRQTAEEREAERQQANRILMQLHQEAFQKNINQPLTPDPLCLQNRSLFALQNLKPWNENTAKISSVSACD, encoded by the exons ATGGATCACATAGGGATACGCTTATTGGGGTCGCATCTGCAACAGCATGCGCACGTAGAGCCCATCAGCTTTGGAATTGATCAGATCCTCAGCAACGTGGAGCATAATTGCATGCTGGGTGTTAAAATGCACGAGCCAGACTACGGACACCCGGTGTACATTGGCAGCGTTAGCGACGGCGGGAACAGCGGTGGATTTGCGTGCGGCAACACTGGGTATAATGGCACTAGTAGCTCGTGCGGTGGGACTTATCACATGAATATGGATGTCAATGTGAACGGGACCAACGCAAATAACGCTGGGGTTATCCGTGTACCCGCACACCGGCCTCTGAACGGAGGGAACTCCATGCCGCCGGTGAGCGGGACTGTCAACAACCTGACTACACTCACCTTCCCCTGGATGGAGAGCAACCAACGCTACACTAAAGACAGGTTCCCag GTCATCCTTATCAGACCCGGGCGCCTCCTAAGAAGAAGAAGCCCCGGACATCTTTCTCTCGCCTGCAGATCTGTGAGCTGGAGAAACGGTTCCATCGGCAAAAATACCTGGCGTCTGCTGAGAGAGCTGCTTTAGCCAAAGCTTTGAAGATGACTGATGCTCAGGTCAAAACCTGGTTCCAAAACAGACGGACCAAATGGAG GCGGCAGACTGCGGAGGAGCGGGAGGCCGAGCGGCAGCAGGCCAACCGGATTCTTATGCAACTTCATCAGGAAGCCTTTCAGAAAAACATCAACCAGCCGTTGACCCCGGACCCACTTTGCCTGCAGAACAGGTCTCTGTTCGCACTGCAAAACCTGAAGCCCTGGAACGAGAATACCGCCAAGATCAGCAGCGTGTCGGCCTGCGATTAG
- the tlx1 gene encoding T-cell leukemia homeobox protein 1 isoform X1: protein MDHIGIRLLGSHLQQHAHVEPISFGIDQILSNVEHNCMLGVKMHEPDYGHPVYIGSVSDGGNSGGFACGNTGYNGTSSSCGGTYHMNMDVNVNGTNANNAGVIRVPAHRPLNGGNSMPPVSGTVNNLTTLTFPWMESNQRYTKDRFPVSLSPLNVTRRVGHPYQTRAPPKKKKPRTSFSRLQICELEKRFHRQKYLASAERAALAKALKMTDAQVKTWFQNRRTKWRRQTAEEREAERQQANRILMQLHQEAFQKNINQPLTPDPLCLQNRSLFALQNLKPWNENTAKISSVSACD from the exons ATGGATCACATAGGGATACGCTTATTGGGGTCGCATCTGCAACAGCATGCGCACGTAGAGCCCATCAGCTTTGGAATTGATCAGATCCTCAGCAACGTGGAGCATAATTGCATGCTGGGTGTTAAAATGCACGAGCCAGACTACGGACACCCGGTGTACATTGGCAGCGTTAGCGACGGCGGGAACAGCGGTGGATTTGCGTGCGGCAACACTGGGTATAATGGCACTAGTAGCTCGTGCGGTGGGACTTATCACATGAATATGGATGTCAATGTGAACGGGACCAACGCAAATAACGCTGGGGTTATCCGTGTACCCGCACACCGGCCTCTGAACGGAGGGAACTCCATGCCGCCGGTGAGCGGGACTGTCAACAACCTGACTACACTCACCTTCCCCTGGATGGAGAGCAACCAACGCTACACTAAAGACAGGTTCCCag TGTCACTCTCACCCCTCAATGTAACACGTCGTGTAGGTCATCCTTATCAGACCCGGGCGCCTCCTAAGAAGAAGAAGCCCCGGACATCTTTCTCTCGCCTGCAGATCTGTGAGCTGGAGAAACGGTTCCATCGGCAAAAATACCTGGCGTCTGCTGAGAGAGCTGCTTTAGCCAAAGCTTTGAAGATGACTGATGCTCAGGTCAAAACCTGGTTCCAAAACAGACGGACCAAATGGAG GCGGCAGACTGCGGAGGAGCGGGAGGCCGAGCGGCAGCAGGCCAACCGGATTCTTATGCAACTTCATCAGGAAGCCTTTCAGAAAAACATCAACCAGCCGTTGACCCCGGACCCACTTTGCCTGCAGAACAGGTCTCTGTTCGCACTGCAAAACCTGAAGCCCTGGAACGAGAATACCGCCAAGATCAGCAGCGTGTCGGCCTGCGATTAG